A region of the Vigna unguiculata cultivar IT97K-499-35 chromosome 9, ASM411807v1, whole genome shotgun sequence genome:
ATACTTAACACTATCACGGATTTTATTGATCAAGTCTTGAGCTGAACCCAACAAATCCTTCGCAACACTACTTAAAGTCTGAGCAATGCAATTACCAACTAGTAACTGACCATTGAGGATGTGTGGATTCTTCACAGAGAGTAATGGTCTGAGATTTTCTAGGGCAACATTACTCAGAGCCTGATTACAAGTGACAGAAAATAGCCTACCCTCCAAACCCCAATCAGAAAGGCAAACAGAAACAGCATGGGTAAGTGCAGAATCTGAATAAGGATATGGTTCCAATACAACATTGAGAATTCGCCTTTGCAACTTCCAATCATGATCCACAAAATGCCCTGTGATAAATACATAACCTAATGATTGACTTGATGTCCAGACGTCCAGTGTCAAGCAAACACGTCCAGGTAATCCCATAATATACTTCAAAAGATGATGCTTTTCAATCAGGTAAGTTGCTACACAATCTCCTTGAATAGAGTTAAAGGTCACCATGTTGAACTGTGGCTGCAGGTTTTGAACAAATGCAACAAATCCTGGATGCTCAACCATGTGAAGAGGGTAATCATGCATAATAATCATTCTAGCAATTTCATGGCGGCATTTATCTTGATCAAAAATGACATAAGGGGTACTGGGGGATCTATATCGTTTTTTAGGTGTATTGCTAGCATTTCCAGCCCCACTTCCCCTATTTCGTACAGTATATGGGGTCAATTGATTATGGTCATGGTTGCGTAGAAGAGCTGAGCAGGTCCCCTTGGCAATGTGGCGTTTGAGATGGCTGGTGCCAGCAACTTTTGAACCTGTACTATACGCAAAAGTTTGAGCGCATTGCTTGCACCGTGCCCTTCTACATCCAGGATTTACTGTTTCTATTGTGAAGTGCTCCCAGACTATAGACTTTTTTTTCCTCCGCTTAGTAGGCTGGGTTTCTGAGATATAAACCTCACTGTTCAGTGGTGTCTCGGCACTTATTATCTCATAGCTCGGTATGGCATCAGAAATGGCTATTTCATAGTTTTCTTGAGAATTGACTAACTGATTGTGGTGCATTGCCTCACTATTTTCCAGCTCATAATGAGACAGCATTTGGGAATTGACCAGCTGATCATGGGAGAATACATCATTGTTAGATAGTTGATGGTGGGATAAATCCTCAGAATGGTTAGAATGATGGTTAGGCAGTGTTTCATAATGGGTCAGATGATTGTGATATAATACTTTGATGTCTGTGAGATGATCATCTACCAGTGGTTCAGAATTGGGTAGCAGTTGTGAGTGAGGCAGCGATTCAGGTTGAGGCAGCTGATCTTCAGGAATCATATGGAGATTCGTGAACTGATTATCAGGACTAGTTTCAGAATGGGAGGGCTGATTGATTGGATCTGCTGCAGAAGCCAACTCATTTTCAGGCAGAGCTTCCAACATGACCACATCATTGCCTGTCTGACTTTTAGGCATGTTGGTATCATCGTTGAACTGTGTCTCAAACATGATCACCTCATTGCTTTGCTGAGTCTCGGGCATGATCCCCTCGTGGGCTTGCACTGTTTCAGACATAACCACCTCATCACTGTGCTGTATTTCATATACAAGCTCACCATTACTATTACTAGTATATGTTTCAGAATTACCCACATTATGGTTTAGCAATGCCTCAGAATGCACCTGCTGGTTACTGCATTGCGAAGCCTTCTTATCAAGCGCTGCTCGTTCTTCAGAACTAACCAACTGGCAGTCAAATAAAACTTCGGAGTTCGCGTTGGTTGGTGGCACCTCAGAGTTAACTGTCTGACTGTTATGTGAGGCCTCATTGTTGGAATGGTCAACCACAGGTTCTTCAGAGTTACCCAAATGCTGATTGGGCAATGCCACTGCTCCATCATTAGCAGTCAGTGTTTCAGAAGCAGTGTGAGGCTGTGTTTCCAAATTGGACAGATCTTTGTTCGGCTCACAATCAGACTTTTCCACACTACTATCTAGCAGTGTTTCAGACTCTGCTAGATCATTGTTGGGCAGAGAATCAGCACCAACAACTGGATCAGCTTTAATATGAGGAATCACCACTTGGTCTTCTTCTAGGGTACCAACCATCATGCCTAACACCTGGAAGATAAAGATACTAATTCACGGTGAATTACAAATCAAGCATAATTTTCCAGATATCCAATAACATTactataaattagaaaaaaaaaacacttacacATATGATTTCTATACAAAcaatgaattaatattttttttccctaTTATTACATTAAAACCTATTTTCACTTGTCTTTTCTCCCTACCCTatgtttttacttttgaaatatcaaattaaacGAATAATGAAGTACGAAGAATGCGAATTGCCAGCGACGTTATTCACCCAACAATTCACTTGAAGCGATAGcacaaaactcaaaataaaaataaaaatataacaaacataaattatatatcaataagCGCAACACCAGGATCGATCTAGCGATGATCCCAAAATTCTCATAGCCTGTGTATAACAGCAACAACGGAACCATGTAAATCCAAAGAAAAAGATTCGGAGAAAGGAAATTTACCAGGTTTTAGAGTGGGAAACTAACGGTGATGACGCCGATGGACGGCGTTGGAAGCGGAAGCCCGGAAACCGAGCTTCAGGGCTGGAAGGAGTGAGATCTTGGGTTTTgcagagagagggagagagattTGGGCTTGGGAACCAACCCGAGAAGGTAATTGGACCTTGGATAAGATTTTTGAGCGAGACGAGGGTTCGGTTGGGACTGCTTTGCGAAATAGGGTTCTGAAAGATTTTAAAGTAGGGTTTTCAATTTTGGATTGGTATTTGGACTCCCAGGTCcattcttattattttcttattatttcaatttattttatttctaagaAATATTAAGGTTGATTTTTAGGTCTATGTTTGCGATTCCTTTTTTCTAAGTCTTAGCCCACCCCAGAGAGAGTCATTGtcccttattttatttaattatatttttagaactTTAGAAGTAGTGGGCCAGCATTCGTGAAATAGCCCACTGAATGGTTCTAATGATGGCCCACTGCATTTGTGGATAGCGTGCTTATTTGCTTTTCTctactaaataataaatataataaataataataattattattatacctcttttaattattataaatattatttaattatcgTTTTTCAAACACGTGAGACTCAAAAATATTAGTTCTCTAGCCCAATAATTGTAAAAACTTATGGTTAATTACTTCGTTTTATTgagaaagtaatttttatttaaaactcaaggtaattttttaaaaccgTTCAAATTGTATTGCTTAATTTTTGAATAGATTACGGCCGATAGATTAACACTCAAAATATATATCGTAATGTTGAAAGTCTCCTTTTTATCTCTCCATTTAtcgtaaatatttttattttattataaataatctgGTGGAAATagattattttgtaattaaagagttttttttttatctctttcctATAATAGGATTAATTCATACGtttcttgttttccttttttatacTCATACGCTAACAgaagtagagatggcaaataaatccgtcttcgtgggtattgtccgaatctgtttccgttttgacggggaatccccgtattgactgggtatgggtatgggtatggggaatctccgactttttcaattgggtatggggatgggtatggagatgtacatatccccgccatattaCCCGtttccatttaaattattaaaatattcctaattaattaaataaccatatatatatatatatatattattgttttttttattctaattatttggtttgtcatgaaactcatttgcatttcaattatatttttcatcttatcataatttttatgtaattatgttcaaaatatgtatgttaattaaaaaaatttatgtctcacatttgaatatttctattattttttaatatttttatttaatgtatatttttctttcacatcaaaatgtttaatactctcaatttaagtatttaatagcacaaacatttcgtttactaggtaatatgaaaaaaatcatttacttattattcttattattagtttttgtttcatttgaataacttttttatttcactaaaacattttttgttatgtttcaactactgagtatatatgttaatatttgaaaagttttcttagatctctaagatatttttcaacttatcatacccttaattatacatttgttttcttttatgcgatttctttcaatagtctctctcaaattgtttgtaaacatttgttaattttttaatatttttatttcttgtttattttcattatgtataatactatttcaatatattttatttaatt
Encoded here:
- the LOC114162507 gene encoding zinc finger BED domain-containing protein DAYSLEEPER-like isoform X2, whose amino-acid sequence is MPETQQSNEVIMFETQFNDDTNMPKSQTGNDVVMLEALPENELASAADPINQPSHSETSPDNQFTNLHMIPEDQLPQPESLPHSQLLPNSEPLVDDHLTDIKVLYHNHLTHYETLPNHHSNHSEDLSHHQLSNNDVFSHDQLVNSQMLSHYELENSEAMHHNQLVNSQENYEIAISDAIPSYEIISAETPLNSEVYISETQPTKRRKKKSIVWEHFTIETVNPGCRRARCKQCAQTFAYSTGSKVAGTSHLKRHIAKGTCSALLRNHDHNQLTPYTVRNRGSGAGNASNTPKKRYRSPSTPYVIFDQDKCRHEIARMIIMHDYPLHMVEHPGFVAFVQNLQPQFNMVTFNSIQGDCVATYLIEKHHLLKYIMGLPGRVCLTLDVWTSSQSLGYVFITGHFVDHDWKLQRRILNVVLEPYPYSDSALTHAVSVCLSDWGLEGRLFSVTCNQALSNVALENLRPLLSVKNPHILNGQLLVGNCIAQTLSSVAKDLLGSAQDLINKIRDSVKYVKTSESHEEKFLELKQHLQVPSERSLFIDDQIHWNTSYQMLVAASELKEVFSCLDTSDPDYKGAPSMLDWKLVETLCSYLKPLFDAANILTSTTHPTVITFFHEVWKLQLDAARAVTSEDPFISSLNKIMHEKIDIYWRECSLVLALAVVLDPRFKMKLVEFSFTKIYGDDAHLYIKTVEDGIHEMFHEYVALPLPLTPAYTEDGSSGNRSKMEECPGDAMLSDNGLTDFDAYIMETTSQQTKSELDQYLEESLLPRVPDFDVLGWWKLNKLKYPTLSKMARDILSVPVCTVAPDSVFYSKSKEMDQYRSSLRPETVEAIVCSKDWMQYGTAEASNALVKMVF
- the LOC114162507 gene encoding zinc finger BED domain-containing protein DAYSLEEPER-like isoform X1, with product MMVGTLEEDQVVIPHIKADPVVGADSLPNNDLAESETLLDSSVEKSDCEPNKDLSNLETQPHTASETLTANDGAVALPNQHLGNSEEPVVDHSNNEASHNSQTVNSEVPPTNANSEVLFDCQLVSSEERAALDKKASQCSNQQVHSEALLNHNVGNSETYTSNSNGELVYEIQHSDEVVMSETVQAHEGIMPETQQSNEVIMFETQFNDDTNMPKSQTGNDVVMLEALPENELASAADPINQPSHSETSPDNQFTNLHMIPEDQLPQPESLPHSQLLPNSEPLVDDHLTDIKVLYHNHLTHYETLPNHHSNHSEDLSHHQLSNNDVFSHDQLVNSQMLSHYELENSEAMHHNQLVNSQENYEIAISDAIPSYEIISAETPLNSEVYISETQPTKRRKKKSIVWEHFTIETVNPGCRRARCKQCAQTFAYSTGSKVAGTSHLKRHIAKGTCSALLRNHDHNQLTPYTVRNRGSGAGNASNTPKKRYRSPSTPYVIFDQDKCRHEIARMIIMHDYPLHMVEHPGFVAFVQNLQPQFNMVTFNSIQGDCVATYLIEKHHLLKYIMGLPGRVCLTLDVWTSSQSLGYVFITGHFVDHDWKLQRRILNVVLEPYPYSDSALTHAVSVCLSDWGLEGRLFSVTCNQALSNVALENLRPLLSVKNPHILNGQLLVGNCIAQTLSSVAKDLLGSAQDLINKIRDSVKYVKTSESHEEKFLELKQHLQVPSERSLFIDDQIHWNTSYQMLVAASELKEVFSCLDTSDPDYKGAPSMLDWKLVETLCSYLKPLFDAANILTSTTHPTVITFFHEVWKLQLDAARAVTSEDPFISSLNKIMHEKIDIYWRECSLVLALAVVLDPRFKMKLVEFSFTKIYGDDAHLYIKTVEDGIHEMFHEYVALPLPLTPAYTEDGSSGNRSKMEECPGDAMLSDNGLTDFDAYIMETTSQQTKSELDQYLEESLLPRVPDFDVLGWWKLNKLKYPTLSKMARDILSVPVCTVAPDSVFYSKSKEMDQYRSSLRPETVEAIVCSKDWMQYGTAEASNALVKMVF